Below is a window of Desulfarculaceae bacterium DNA.
CTGGGCGGCAGCCCCAGCACCTACGAGGTCCTGGTCCTGGCCCTGGACGCGGGGCTCATCTACCTGAGCTTCCGGGACATCGGCCACCGCCGCCGCCTGGACGAGCAGCGCCAGGAAGCGGCCCGCCTGGCCGGGGTGGTGGAGCTGGCCGGGGCGGCGGCCCACGAGCTCAACCAGCCGCTGACCTCGCTTTTGGCCAGCAGCGAGCTCATGGCCATGTACAGCCAGCCGGATGATTTGCAGCGCCAGGCCCGGCGCATGATGGCCGACGCCCAGAGCCTGGCCCGCCTGGTGGAGCGCTTCGGGCGCATCGTGCGCTACGAGACCATGGAATACCTGCCCGGCCGCAAGATAATCGACCTGGAGCGGGCGGCCCCGGCGACGGGAGAAAACGCCCTGAAACCGGGGCCAAAGGGCACAAACGGTTGACGCCCTCGGGGGGCGGGTGGTACATAAGCACCTTGAGCGGGGCCGGGATATGGCCCCACGGCCCGATGCGCATCCTCCCTCTGGTAAAATTGTCAGGCATCGCGGAGGGATGGCCGAGTGGTCGAAGGCGGCGGTCTTGAAAACCGCTGAGCCGCAAGGCTCCGTGGGTTCGAATCCTACTCCCTCCGCCAACTGAAATATCGCCGCCCAGGGGCGGCTGAACCAATCGATACCGGCCGCGGAGAGATGACCGAGAGGCCGAAGGTGCTCGCCTGCTAAGCGAGTGTGGGGTTAAAAGCTCCACCGAGGGTTCGAATCCCTCTCTCTCCGCCACTTTTTGCCAGCCAGCGGGGCCCGGGCCGAATACAGGCCCGGGCCCCCGCTTTTGGCGGCCGCCCTTCCGGCCGCCCCAGCTCCCCGCTATCCACCCCATGGCCGCCAGGCGGCGCGGTTGAAGGCAATGCGCCCGCGTTGTCGTGGTAAAGTTGTAGGCATCCCCGGCGCGGCCGGACGCACGGCCCAGCAAACCAGGCCGGGGGCAAGGGAGTCGCGGTGCTTTTCGCCCAGATCATAGCCTTCATCCTGGTGATGGTGGTCTTCGAGGCCTACCAGCCCGGCAAGCCCGCCTTGGGGCCCTGGGAGAGCTATCTGGCCAGCGCGGTCCTGGCGGCCATGCTCTGGCTGGGGGCGCGTCTGGCGGTTTCCATGCACCTGGGCCGGGCGGGGCTGTTCCGCCGGGGCCGGGGACCGGCCGCGCGGGCGCGCCGCCTGGTGGCCCAGCTGCACGGCGCGGCCATCCTCTGCCTAATGCTCATGATCACCGTGGCCGACCTGAAGGCCTATCTCATGACTTGGCCGGGCATGGCCACCTGGGAGACCCTGCGCGGCCTGGTGGCGGTGGGGCTCTACCTGCTCCTGCTGGCCGTGGTGTGGGGCGCGTCCCACCGCCTGGAGAACGCCGGCGGCCTGGGCGGCCTGGGCCGGGGCGACTATCTGGGCGGCCAGGTGCGCATGGTGGCCCCGGTCATCTTCCCCTGGTTCGCGGTGAGCCTGTGCCGCGACGTATTGGTGCACCTGTGGCCCGGGGCGCGGGCCTGGCTGGACAGCGGCCTGGGCAGCCTGGCCTATCTCATCGTCTTCGTGGGGGCCCTGGCCCTGTTGTTCCCGGCCCTGGTCAAGCGCTGGTGGGGCTGCAAACCCCTGCCCCAAGGCCGGGTGCGCGCGGTGTGCGGCGCGGTCTTGGAGCACACCGGGGTGGCGGTGGGCGAGATGCTCACCTGGCCCCTCATGGGCGGGCGCCTCTTGACCGCCGGGGTGCTGGGGCTCGTGCCCCGCCTGCGCTATCTGCTCATCACCCCCGGCCTGGCCGACGCCCTGGACAACGACGAGCTGGCCGGGGTGGTGGCCCACGAGGCGGGTCACGTGCGCCTGAAGCACCTGTGGTACTACCTCATGTTCTTCACGGGCTTCTTTTTCGCGGCCTATGCCCTGTCCGGTCCCATGAGCCTGGTGATGAGCCTGTTGGTCTGGTGGCTGGCGGGCAGCGCCTGGGGCCTGGACATCCTCTCCAGCGATGGCGCGGGCGGGGCCATGAGCATACTGCTGGCCCTGCCCCTGGTGGTCTTGCTGGTGGTTTACCTGCGCCTGGTCATGGGCTTTTTCATGCGCCACTTCGAGCGCCAGGCCGACCTGTTCTCCCTGCGCGTAATGGGCGCGGCCGATCCCCTGGTGCGGTCCCTGGAAAAAATCGCCACCCTGTCCGGCGACACCCGCGACACCCCTTCCTGGCACCACTTCTCCATCGCCCAGCGGGTGGAGGCCTTGCGTAGGGCCGAGGCCGAGCCCGGACGCATCGCGGCCCAGGCCAAGCTGATCAACCGGGGCCTCAAGGTGTTCTTCATCGCCCTGGCCCTCACCATCGCGGGGGGCTTGGCCGTGGACCACCTGGGCCTGGACCAGATGGTCAAGCAGTCCACCGTGGCCCGCCTGGTGGAGCAGGAGATCGCGGCCCACCCCCACGACGCCCGTTTGCACATGCAGCTCGGCGCGATTCTCTTCGAGCAGGGCCGGGAGCGCGAGGGCCTGGCCCGTTTGGAGGGCGCCCTGGCCCTGGCCCCGGGCGACCCGGAGGTGATCAACGGCCTGGCCTGGTGCCTGGCCATCGCTCAGGACCCGGCCCTCAAGAACCCCCGCCGCGCCCTGGAGCTGGCCCGCCGGGCGGTGACCCTCTCGCCCTCGGCCCACATTTGGGACACCCTGGCCGAGGCCTACTTCGTGAACCACGACTACCACCGTGCGGTGGCCGCGGCCCGGGCCGCCCTGGCGGCCAACCCCCGCCAACGGCGCGAGTATTACGAAGGCCAATTGCGCCGCTTCCAGAACGCCCTGCAACAGGAGAAAAGGTGATCCCCCGCCGGGCGGCGGTGATCGGCCTGGACTGCCTGGAGCCCTCCCTGGCCTTCGGCGAGCTGGCCGGGCACATGCCCCACCTGAACACCCTGCGCGCACGCGGCCGCTGGGGCCGCCTCACTTCCTGCATCCCGCCCATCACCGTGCCCGCCTGGATGTGCCTGGCCACGGGCCAAGACCCGGGCCAGCTGGGGCTCTACGGCTTCCGCAACCGGCGGGATCACTCCTACGAAGCCATGGCCACGGCCACGGCGGAGATGGTCGAGGCCCCGCGCCTGTGGGACCTGGCCGGGGCGGCGGGGCTCACCTCGGTGGTGCTGGGCTGGCCGCTCACCTATCCCGCCGCGCCCCTCAAGGGAGCCATGGTGGCCGGTCCCCTGACCCCGGCGGGCTCGCGGCAAGGGGTGTGGCCCGCCAGCCTGGGGCCGCGCCTCAAGCGCTGGGCCGGGGGGGAGTACCTTTACGACATCCCCAACTTCCGCGCCGCCCCCCGCGCGGAGCTGGCCGCCCGCCTGGACACCATGGCCCAACGCCGTTTCGCCGTGGCCCACGGCCTGCTGGGTCTCTACGCGCCCGAGCTGTTCATGATGGTGGAGATGTCCTCGGACCGGCTGCACCATGCCTTTTGGGGCGAGCCGGACATCCTGGCCGCGCACTACGCCCTGCTGGACCGCCTGCTGGGCGGGCTGGTGGCCGCCCTGCCCCCGGAGACCCTGGTGCTGGTGGTGAGCGACCACGGGGCCAAGAGCCTGGAAGGAGGCCTGGCCATCAACCAATGGCTGCGGCACGAGGGCTACCTGACCCTCAAGGAGCCGCCTGCCGGGCCCGCTCCCCTCACCCCCGACATGGTGGACTGGCCCCGCACCCTGGCCTGGGCCGAGGGCGGCTACTACAGCCGCATCTTCTTGAACGTCGCGGGCCGCGAACCCCAGGGCGCGCTGCCCCCGGAGCGGGCCGAGGACCTGGCCGGGGAGCTGGCCGCCAAGCTGGAGGCCCTGGCGGGCCCGGACGGGAGCCCCCTGGGCAACCAGGTGTTTCGGCCCCGGGACATCTACCGCGCGGTAACGCGGGTGGCCCCGGATCTGATTCTGCACCCCGGCGGCCTGGGCTGGCGGGCCCTGGCCACGGTGGAGCCCGCGCCCGAGCCTATCTTCACCCCGGGCAACGACACCGGCCCGGACGGAGCCAACCACGCCCAACACGGAGTGCTGGTGGCCGCCCTGGCCGGGGGCGCCCCCCTGGGGGAGGCGGGCCAGGAGCTAGACGGGGCCTCGCTTTACGACGTTTTCCCCTCCCTGGGCGCCTGGTTGGACCTTGATGCGCCCTTGCAAGGCCCCGGAACCGCCTGGAACTGGCTTCCCGCCTGATCCCCGGACTTATATTTTTTTGCTTCCAATCCGTTCAGGCGCGTATCTTAAAGAGTTAAGAGAGAGGTTTTTCCCAACCCTGTTTCCAAGGAACCCAATTTCGGGAGGAGTAAAGATATGCGTTTGAAATACAGCCTAGTGGCTTGCTTGACCGCCCTGGCCCTGATGGCCTCCATGGCGGTGGTGGCTTTCGCGGCCGAAAAAGACAAGGCCGTGCTCAAGGTAGACGAGGCCACGGTGGTGGTCATGAAGATGATGGGCACCGAGGACAAGGGCGTGGCCCGCGACCTGCTCAAGAAGGCCAAGGCCGTGGCCATCTTCCCCGGCGTGTTCAAAGCCGGCTTCATCGTGGGCGGCGAGGGCGGCACCGGCGTCATCCTGGCCCGGGTCAAGGGCGGCTGGACCGGCCCCGCCTTCTACACCATCGCGGGCGCCAGCGTGGGCTTCCAGATCGGCGCGTCCTCCACTGACTTCCTGATGATGGTCATGACCAACAACGGCCTGGCCGGCATCCTCAAGGGCCACGCCAAGCTGGGCGGCGACGCCTCGGTGGCCGCCGGTCCCGTGGGCCGCACCGCCAGCGGCGGCAGCACCTTCTCGGGCAAGGACAGCGACATCTACTCCTACTCCCAGAGCGCCGGCGCCTTTGCCGGGGTGTCCCTGAACGGGGCTGGCCTGGAGTTCGACGCGGAGCGCACCAAGGCCTACTACGGCAAGTCCTACACCGCCGAGCAGATTCTCAAGGAGAACAAGGCTCCCAAGCCCGGTTCGGCCATGAAGCTCATCAACGAGCTGAACAAGTACAGCAAGTAGTCTCCGCGCCACCCGGCGCGAAGCAGGCCCCCGGCATCCGCCGGGGGCTTTTTCGCGTCCGCGTTAAGGGGAAGAAAAAAGAAAGATTAAAGAAAAAAGTTTGGAATAAGGAAAAGCGGGCTTGGCGGGTGGGGGCACCGTCGCCGTTGTGGTTGGGGGGCGATTACGCCGCCCCGCTCGCGGCACAGCCAGGCGCCCCTAGGCTAGGCGTCCGGCAAGCGACAGCCGGAGGCGTAGTAAAACTACGTCGAGGCTGGAGCGAGGCGGCAACAACGCCTAGGGGTGGCTGGCGAAGCCGCCCGCTTACAAGTAGCCCAGGTCCTTGAGCCGCGCCACGATCTCCGCCTCCTCATCATCGCTGTAAACCGCCGCATCCTTCGCCGTATGCGGGGCCGGCCCGATGA
It encodes the following:
- a CDS encoding alkaline phosphatase family protein encodes the protein MIPRRAAVIGLDCLEPSLAFGELAGHMPHLNTLRARGRWGRLTSCIPPITVPAWMCLATGQDPGQLGLYGFRNRRDHSYEAMATATAEMVEAPRLWDLAGAAGLTSVVLGWPLTYPAAPLKGAMVAGPLTPAGSRQGVWPASLGPRLKRWAGGEYLYDIPNFRAAPRAELAARLDTMAQRRFAVAHGLLGLYAPELFMMVEMSSDRLHHAFWGEPDILAAHYALLDRLLGGLVAALPPETLVLVVSDHGAKSLEGGLAINQWLRHEGYLTLKEPPAGPAPLTPDMVDWPRTLAWAEGGYYSRIFLNVAGREPQGALPPERAEDLAGELAAKLEALAGPDGSPLGNQVFRPRDIYRAVTRVAPDLILHPGGLGWRALATVEPAPEPIFTPGNDTGPDGANHAQHGVLVAALAGGAPLGEAGQELDGASLYDVFPSLGAWLDLDAPLQGPGTAWNWLPA
- a CDS encoding M48 family metalloprotease, which translates into the protein MLFAQIIAFILVMVVFEAYQPGKPALGPWESYLASAVLAAMLWLGARLAVSMHLGRAGLFRRGRGPAARARRLVAQLHGAAILCLMLMITVADLKAYLMTWPGMATWETLRGLVAVGLYLLLLAVVWGASHRLENAGGLGGLGRGDYLGGQVRMVAPVIFPWFAVSLCRDVLVHLWPGARAWLDSGLGSLAYLIVFVGALALLFPALVKRWWGCKPLPQGRVRAVCGAVLEHTGVAVGEMLTWPLMGGRLLTAGVLGLVPRLRYLLITPGLADALDNDELAGVVAHEAGHVRLKHLWYYLMFFTGFFFAAYALSGPMSLVMSLLVWWLAGSAWGLDILSSDGAGGAMSILLALPLVVLLVVYLRLVMGFFMRHFERQADLFSLRVMGAADPLVRSLEKIATLSGDTRDTPSWHHFSIAQRVEALRRAEAEPGRIAAQAKLINRGLKVFFIALALTIAGGLAVDHLGLDQMVKQSTVARLVEQEIAAHPHDARLHMQLGAILFEQGREREGLARLEGALALAPGDPEVINGLAWCLAIAQDPALKNPRRALELARRAVTLSPSAHIWDTLAEAYFVNHDYHRAVAAARAALAANPRQRREYYEGQLRRFQNALQQEKR
- a CDS encoding lipid-binding SYLF domain-containing protein, which encodes MRLKYSLVACLTALALMASMAVVAFAAEKDKAVLKVDEATVVVMKMMGTEDKGVARDLLKKAKAVAIFPGVFKAGFIVGGEGGTGVILARVKGGWTGPAFYTIAGASVGFQIGASSTDFLMMVMTNNGLAGILKGHAKLGGDASVAAGPVGRTASGGSTFSGKDSDIYSYSQSAGAFAGVSLNGAGLEFDAERTKAYYGKSYTAEQILKENKAPKPGSAMKLINELNKYSK